The genome window CTTAGAGCGCCCAGGCATTTCGCACCGTGCCTCGGCATGATAGCAGGCGTTCAGTCACTTGGGGGTTGCAGTGAGCGGTAGCAAAATTCTTCTGACGGGCGGTGCCGGATACATCGGATCGCACACCGCCGTGGCCCTGGCCGAGGCGGTGTACACGCCGGTCATCCTCGACAATTTTTCCAATGCGAAGCCGGGCGTGCTGGACCGGGTGGAGATGATATTGGGCGGGGCTGTGCCCCTTGAACGCGGTGACGTGCTGGATCGCGTGTTTCTGGATGATGTTTTCGCGCGCCACGATATCAGCGCGGTGATTCACTTTGCGGCGCGCAAGGCAGTCGGCGAATCCGTGTCCCGACCACTGGATTATTTTGAGACGAATTGCGGCGGGTTGACCGCCCTGTTGCGCGCGATGGAGGGGGCCGGAACCCGCCATCTGGTGTTTTCCTCGACCGCCACTGTTTATGGCGCGCCTGAGGTCGTGCCGATCCCGGAAACGGCCGAATTGCGCCACACAAATCCTTATGGGCTGACCAAACTGACGTCGGAATACCTGCTCCAGGCGATGGCCGCCGCCGATCCAGGCTGGGTTTTCGGCATCCTGCGGTATTTCAACCCGGCTGGCGCACATGAGTCTGGACTGATCGGTGAAGAACCGGAGGGCATCCCCAACAACTTGATGCCCTATATGGCAAAGGTCGCTTCGGGAGAGTTGCCGCACCTCAGTGTTTTTGGCAATGATTTCAATACCCCGGACGGCACAGGCGTGCGCGACTATATTCACGTCATGGACCTGGCCGAGGCGCATGTCGCCTCACTGGCGGCCCTGTTGCGCAGAGCCGAAGGCCATACCGTCAATGTCGGCACGGGCACGGGTGTTTCGGTCATGGAGATGCTCGCCAGCTACAGCCGCGCCTGCGGGCGTGAATTGGCGTGGAAACAGGCGCCGCGCCGTGCCGGAGATGCGGACATGCTGGTTGCCGATCCGACGCTTGCCAGCAAGGTTTTGGGCTTTCGGACCCGAAGAACAGTGGATGAAATGTGCGAAAGCTCGTGGCGCTGGGTGACGCGGAACAGCCGATAAGGCGGTTGCGGCGCAACGGCTGAGAATTACGTTCGGTCTGGGCCGTTGTCGACATTGTGAGGGCAGCCACCTGTTTCAGACTGACGGGATCTGTGAGCCATAAAAGTGCCCGCCAAGACCGTCGCGAAATTCTGTAGCGCAATTCAGATCAATTGAATCGCTATGGGATTTGCCTGCGCCCGGTGCGCGCCAAAGGCGCAGGGCGCACGCCGGACCGGCTCCACCGGTCTGGCGTCGGTTTGAGGTGGGCACTCCGGTCAGATTTGACGGCTAACCCAGCGCCATAAATCGTGCCCACGCACTGTTGCTACGCCAGCCCGCCGGTCCGGCGCGCGCCCTGCTTTTGGGGTTCGTCTTCGGGCCTCGTTGCAGATCAAATAGATCATTTCTAACCTTGGCCTTTAAAGCGTTTCGACATTAACCTGAGACATATCCGGCGGCCTTAAAGTAGTTCCAGCATTCTACTGGGTCGTAGAGATCGCAGATTGCTCCGATTGCTTCGAAGACCTGGGTAAAGGACCTGGCCCCGATCCGTCGCAAATGGGCTTTCAGTTTAGAGAAGGCCTGCTCGATGGGATTCAGGTCGGGCGAGTACGGTGGCAGGTAAAGGAACCAGCAGCCGTGATTGCGTAAAGCCTGCGTCGCCTCCTTATTCCGGTGGGTTGCCAGGTTGTCGAGAATGACGACAGTGCCGGGGTTGATCTCGGGGACCAGCACTTCGCGGATGTAGGCCGCGAAGGCGGGGCCATCTATCGCTCCCTTGATGACCCAAGGTGCGATCAGCGCGCCTTGGGTCAGGCCCGCGATCAAGGTTTGGGTTCCCCAGCTTCCGAAGAGCGCATCCATCGTCAGGCGCTTACCGCGCTTGGCTCTGCCGCGTAGGCGCGTGAGGTTTGTCTTCACTGCGGTTTCGTCAATAAAGACAACGCGCTCAGGAAAGGTCGCAATGGCTGGCGAGCGGTATCTGAACCAGTCGGCCCGTTGCTGCCTTACCTTGGCGCGGCGGCGCTCGGTTGCGACCAGCGACTTTTTTTGTACGTGAAGCCGAGCCGGGACAGAAGGTTGGCGATGGAGGAGTGATGCACCCGCACACCCTCTGCATCGGCCAGCGCATTACGCAACTCAAAGAGCGTGATGTCAGGGTCTTGTGCGATCAACTCCTCAAAGAATTCCCGATGCGGAGCCAGCTTTCCCTTGCCGCGCGGCGGTCCCTGCCGGGCAGGTTCCGCATGACCCTTCATCCTCACCTGACGCGCCCACCGCGCGCCTGTGGCAGGCGACAGCTTCAACCGCAACGCCGCCGCGCGCCCGCTCAACCCTTCTTCAATGTATCTCTGAAACCGTATCCGAAGCGCAGATGGCAAAGGTGCTGACATGATCCATCCTCCCAAACAGGATGAATCACAGATCAGGTCTCAAGGGAATCCCTCGCGATTCAGGTTCAAGCCGAAACGCTTTAGGTCGCCCGATAACAATTGCCTGCCCTACGAGGGGTCTTCGATCACCAAATCCGCACGACCGATCCCGACATAGCCGACAAATCCGGCTTTCTTTGCCTCTTTGGGGGAATAGACGTTCCTCAGATCCGCCATTCGTGGCGTTTCCATTCGCCGGGCAAGACGCTTCAGATCCAGCGCGCGGAACTCATTCCATTCCGTCAGGATCACCACGGTATCGGCGTTCCGGGCTGCCTTGTAGGCATCATCGATCCAGTTGACGCCAGCCAGCATCGCCTCGCCCTCGCGCCGGCCCTGCGGGTCGACCACGCGCACCTTGGCGCCCGCCCCGACCAACGCCGGAACGATGGTCAGCGAGGGGGCTTCGCGCATATCGTCTGTGTTCGGTTTGAATGTCACACCCAACACCGCGATTGTCTTGCCGGTGACCGAGCCTCCGCACAGGTCCATGATCTTGCCCGACATGCGCCGGATGATGGCGTCGTTAACCTCAATCACCGTTTCGGTGATCCGCATCGGCACAGCATGCTCCTGCCCGATCCGGGCCAGTGCGCGCGTGTCCTTTGGAAAACACGAGCCGCCATACCCCGGCCCGGCGTGCAGGAATTTGTTGCCGATCCGCCCATCCAGCCCGACACCGTTGGCGACCGACTTGATGTCCGCACCGGTCTTTTCGCACAGCTGAGCAATCTCGTTGATGAAGGTGATTTTGGTCGCCAGAAACGCGTTGGCGGCGTATTTCACCATTTCGGCGGATTCCAGATCTGTCGTGACCACCGGGAAATCGCGCAGGAATAGCGGGCGGTACACCTCGGCCATCACCTCGCCCGCGCGTTCGCTTTGTACGCCGACGACGACGCGGTCCGGGCGCATGAAATCGTCGATCGCCGCCCCTTCGCGCAGGAACTCCGGGTTCGAGGCGACATCGAAATCCGCATCAGGTGCCGCCTTGCGGATCACCTGCTTGACCTGCCGATTGGTGCCGACCGGCACCGTCGATTTCGTGACGACAACGGCGTATCCGGTCAGCGCTGCGGCAATTTCTTCTGCTGCGGCGAAGACGAACGTCAGGTCGGCATGACCGTCGCCGCGCCGCGCCGGGGTGCCGACGGCGATAAACACCGCGTCCGCCCCATCCACGGCCTGAGCCAGATCTGTGGTGAACGACAACCGCCCGGCGGCCACGTTCTTGGTCATCAGATCATCAAGACCGGGTTCATAGATCGGAACCTGCCCGTCGTTCAGAAGCTTGATCTTCTCAGCCGATTTGTCGACACAGATCACTTCGTGCCCGAAATCCGAAAAACAGACACCAGAAACCAAGCCAACATAGCCGGTGCCAATCATTGCGATACGCATGGAACCTCTTACAGGATAGGGTGAGTTGCCCGTTGGATGCGACAAGGCCAGCGGGCTGTCAACGGGAATGACACGAAAGGACGGGAGGACGCGATGCCGGGACGGCTGTTTTTGGAGACTCCGGTGGCCGAAGTTGCAGCCGCGCTTGGCACCCCTGTGGGTGCGGTCGCCGATGAGCCGCCGCGCCGCAATATCGCGCCAGGGCAAGAGGTTCTGGTGCTGCGCGATGACGGCGCACTGGTTCGCATGCGCTGGGGGCTGATCCCGGTAGGGCGGGTCAATGCGCGGGGCCGTCCAGTGATGGAAACACTGATCAACGCGCGCAGTGAGACGCTGTTCGACAAGTCGGCGTTTGAAGGGCTGCGCCGCTGCATTGTTCCGGCCGATGGCTGGTATGAATGGACCGG of Paracoccaceae bacterium contains these proteins:
- the galE gene encoding UDP-glucose 4-epimerase GalE, which encodes MSGSKILLTGGAGYIGSHTAVALAEAVYTPVILDNFSNAKPGVLDRVEMILGGAVPLERGDVLDRVFLDDVFARHDISAVIHFAARKAVGESVSRPLDYFETNCGGLTALLRAMEGAGTRHLVFSSTATVYGAPEVVPIPETAELRHTNPYGLTKLTSEYLLQAMAAADPGWVFGILRYFNPAGAHESGLIGEEPEGIPNNLMPYMAKVASGELPHLSVFGNDFNTPDGTGVRDYIHVMDLAEAHVASLAALLRRAEGHTVNVGTGTGVSVMEMLASYSRACGRELAWKQAPRRAGDADMLVADPTLASKVLGFRTRRTVDEMCESSWRWVTRNSR
- a CDS encoding nucleotide sugar dehydrogenase, with amino-acid sequence MRIAMIGTGYVGLVSGVCFSDFGHEVICVDKSAEKIKLLNDGQVPIYEPGLDDLMTKNVAAGRLSFTTDLAQAVDGADAVFIAVGTPARRGDGHADLTFVFAAAEEIAAALTGYAVVVTKSTVPVGTNRQVKQVIRKAAPDADFDVASNPEFLREGAAIDDFMRPDRVVVGVQSERAGEVMAEVYRPLFLRDFPVVTTDLESAEMVKYAANAFLATKITFINEIAQLCEKTGADIKSVANGVGLDGRIGNKFLHAGPGYGGSCFPKDTRALARIGQEHAVPMRITETVIEVNDAIIRRMSGKIMDLCGGSVTGKTIAVLGVTFKPNTDDMREAPSLTIVPALVGAGAKVRVVDPQGRREGEAMLAGVNWIDDAYKAARNADTVVILTEWNEFRALDLKRLARRMETPRMADLRNVYSPKEAKKAGFVGYVGIGRADLVIEDPS
- a CDS encoding SOS response-associated peptidase; translation: MPGRLFLETPVAEVAAALGTPVGAVADEPPRRNIAPGQEVLVLRDDGALVRMRWGLIPVGRVNARGRPVMETLINARSETLFDKSAFEGLRRCIVPADGWYEWTGKARRKTAWRIKPKSGGLLAFAAVWDVWNGPGGIQVAQVATVTCEPSADVRDIHHRMGVLRHPADYSVWLNGAQADAAALCVPYPDGALGVAAASDVDWGAA